The following proteins are encoded in a genomic region of Actinomadura sp. NAK00032:
- a CDS encoding methyltransferase domain-containing protein: MSDVRGVVVTGRQQKRVRGGSRVRSAVLWEALRAVLGRITPEAGPRDVVDVGGGTGGFAVPLAELGHRVTVVDANPDALAALERRAAESGVRVRAVQGDAVDLPDLLGPDAADLVLCHSVLEYVDDPGAAMAALTGAVRPGGSVSVLVAGQVAAALHRAVAGHFDDARRVLTDPAGRWGDGDRMPRRFTRETLSALVRGAGLRVAELHGVRIFADLVPSGLLDGDSDSADALIALESVAAVHPVLRDLATQLHLVADKPAG; this comes from the coding sequence ATGAGTGACGTTAGGGGAGTGGTCGTGACCGGCCGGCAGCAGAAGCGGGTGCGGGGCGGCAGTCGGGTGCGCAGTGCGGTGCTGTGGGAGGCCCTGCGCGCCGTTCTCGGCCGCATCACCCCTGAGGCCGGGCCGCGCGACGTGGTGGACGTCGGCGGTGGCACCGGCGGGTTCGCGGTGCCGCTCGCCGAGCTGGGGCACCGGGTCACGGTGGTCGACGCCAACCCGGACGCGCTCGCCGCGCTGGAGCGCCGCGCCGCCGAGTCCGGGGTGCGGGTCCGCGCGGTGCAGGGCGACGCCGTCGACCTGCCCGACCTGCTGGGCCCGGACGCCGCCGACCTCGTGCTGTGCCACAGCGTCCTGGAGTACGTCGACGACCCCGGCGCGGCGATGGCGGCCCTCACCGGCGCCGTCCGGCCGGGCGGTTCCGTCAGCGTGCTCGTCGCCGGGCAGGTCGCCGCGGCGCTGCACCGCGCCGTGGCCGGGCACTTCGACGACGCGCGGCGGGTGCTGACCGACCCCGCCGGGCGCTGGGGCGATGGCGACCGGATGCCGCGCCGCTTCACCCGCGAGACGCTGTCGGCGCTGGTGCGGGGCGCGGGCCTGCGGGTCGCCGAGCTGCACGGTGTCCGCATCTTCGCCGACCTGGTGCCGAGCGGCCTGCTGGACGGCGACTCCGACTCCGCCGACGCGCTGATCGCGCTGGAGTCGGTCGCGGCCGTCCACCCGGTCCTGCGGGACCTCGCCACCCAGCTGCACCTGGTGGCCGACAAGCCGGCCGGCTAG
- a CDS encoding DNA polymerase IV — translation MSRKQQLHRPGPQPGPPADDTGCHILHVDMDAFFVSVELLERPELRGRPVIVGGAGPRGVVSAASYEARAFGVHSAMPMTRARRLCPQAVVLPVSHGKYSRVSAAVFEIFRSVTPLVEGLSLDEAFLDVAGARRRLGRPARIAQVIREQVRDQQGITCSVGVASTKFIAKLASTRCKPDGLLVVPADGAVDFLHPLPVASLWGVGERTEQTLVRLGLRTVGQLAQVPLPTLQRELGTALGAHLHELAWGRDAREVVPETPDKSIGAEETFDTDVDDPEVIRRTLLRLAEKTGERLRAGGNAGRTVSVKLRMASFKTITRARTLSEPTDLARVIYVTACELYEAAGLERVRLRLVGVRVENLGPAGEAPRQLAFDEPERGWREAERAMDQVAHRFGRGAVRPAALVRRAADGDGRDGRDGRQ, via the coding sequence GTGAGCCGCAAGCAGCAGCTGCACCGGCCCGGGCCGCAGCCGGGCCCGCCCGCCGACGACACCGGCTGCCACATCCTGCACGTCGACATGGACGCGTTCTTCGTCAGCGTCGAGCTGCTCGAACGGCCCGAGCTGCGCGGGCGTCCGGTGATCGTGGGCGGCGCCGGGCCGCGCGGCGTGGTGTCCGCGGCGTCCTATGAGGCCCGCGCCTTCGGGGTGCACTCGGCGATGCCGATGACGCGCGCGCGGCGGCTGTGCCCGCAGGCGGTCGTGCTGCCGGTGAGCCACGGCAAGTACTCCCGCGTCTCCGCCGCCGTGTTCGAGATCTTCCGCTCGGTCACCCCGCTGGTGGAGGGCCTGTCGCTGGACGAGGCGTTCCTCGACGTGGCGGGCGCCCGGCGGCGGCTCGGCCGGCCCGCGCGGATCGCGCAGGTCATCCGCGAGCAGGTGCGCGACCAGCAGGGGATCACCTGCTCGGTCGGCGTCGCGAGCACGAAGTTCATCGCCAAGCTCGCCTCGACCCGGTGCAAACCGGACGGCCTGCTCGTCGTCCCCGCGGACGGCGCCGTCGACTTCCTGCACCCGCTGCCCGTCGCGTCCCTGTGGGGCGTCGGGGAGCGGACGGAGCAGACGCTCGTCCGGCTGGGCCTGCGGACGGTCGGGCAGCTCGCCCAGGTGCCGCTCCCCACGCTCCAGCGCGAGCTCGGCACCGCGCTCGGCGCGCACCTGCACGAGCTGGCCTGGGGCCGCGACGCGCGCGAGGTCGTCCCGGAGACGCCCGACAAGAGCATCGGCGCGGAGGAGACGTTCGACACCGACGTCGACGACCCGGAGGTCATCCGCCGGACGCTGCTGCGGCTGGCGGAGAAGACCGGCGAGCGGCTGCGCGCCGGCGGGAACGCGGGCCGGACGGTCAGCGTCAAACTGCGGATGGCGAGCTTCAAGACGATCACCCGGGCGCGGACGCTGAGCGAGCCGACCGACCTCGCCCGTGTGATCTATGTCACAGCATGCGAGCTGTACGAGGCGGCCGGGCTGGAACGGGTACGACTCCGACTGGTCGGCGTCCGGGTGGAGAACCTGGGCCCGGCCGGCGAGGCCCCCCGTCAGCTCGCCTTCGACGAGCCGGAACGCGGTTGGCGTGAGGCCGAGCGAGCCATGGACCAGGTCGCGCACCGGTTCGGCCGCGGCGCGGTCCGCCCCGCCGCGCTGGTGCGGCGCGCGGCGGACGGTGACGGACGGGACGGCAGGGACGGAAGACAATGA
- a CDS encoding DUF3040 domain-containing protein encodes MPLSEHEQRMLEQIESALYAEDPKFAHAVRSTNPQVHYKRRIVKAALGFVVGVCALMAGLVINEGTVTIAISVTGFLLMVVCCVWALTSWKRMTGIGNEPARPGGGRAARPAKAGFMERMEERWRRRTEGD; translated from the coding sequence GTGCCGCTCTCTGAGCACGAGCAGCGCATGCTCGAACAGATCGAATCGGCTCTGTACGCCGAGGATCCGAAGTTCGCTCACGCGGTTCGCTCGACCAACCCCCAGGTCCACTACAAGCGCCGGATCGTGAAGGCCGCCCTCGGCTTCGTCGTGGGCGTCTGCGCGCTGATGGCCGGCCTCGTGATCAACGAGGGCACGGTCACCATCGCGATCAGCGTGACGGGTTTCCTGCTGATGGTGGTCTGCTGCGTCTGGGCGCTGACGAGCTGGAAGCGCATGACGGGCATCGGCAACGAGCCCGCCCGCCCCGGCGGCGGCCGCGCCGCCCGCCCGGCCAAGGCGGGCTTCATGGAACGCATGGAAGAACGCTGGCGCCGCCGCACCGAGGGCGACTGA